Part of the Chanodichthys erythropterus isolate Z2021 chromosome 13, ASM2448905v1, whole genome shotgun sequence genome is shown below.
GAAATTCATGTGATTTCAAGCTAATGATTTaaagaaatattgtaaaatatccTACCTGTAAAAATTCATATCTATTACAATGGTGACAATATAATCAACGAATTCTTTGCTAGTCCGGGAATTAAGGTTTTTATGTATGACTTATGGTATCTCATATTTTCTCAGGCATTTTTTCAGGGAGTCTTTGAAATTGGTTAGACCATTATTCTATTTTGCATTTAATCACAAAATTAGCAAGCTTCACATTCATATTTTATGCAACTCATTGTGGCTGGAATATGATGTTAAATGTAGCTTTTGCATCCAATGATATATATGTAATTGTGGATCATACATACCATTTAATTATCCTCATATTAAGTGCATCATGTTTGTTGTACATTCAGTTTAACTTTCTAAGGCATTTAATCAATCCCTCAACCTTTGGTGTAAACATTATCATTTATGGAGTTCTTTTTCAGCGATCCATTGATCTGTTTATAATCTGTTTTTAAAAGAGTAAATTTGTAGTTGCTCAGTACAGTGTGTTTATCCACCATCTACAGTATGCATTTAGTCAGTTGTTCAGTTTGCTCTAAGTAGCTTCAGCTGGGTGATTGTGTGTTTGAGGAGGTCTAATACGCAGCAAAACTGCTCTTTGTGTTGTCAACAATGTCTAACCAAATATTTTCACAACCTGAGACCTCAAAAAGTACTAGATAATTATACTGAGAAACATTTTTGCTGGTTCCTCTACTGAGTATATGGAAAGAGATCCTAAACATTTGcttttgtgaatgtgtgtagtaaGTTTTCCACTTGTTTGCTCTCCAACATCCAACCTCTACCACATCTTGATCATGACAATCACAGCTCAATCTTACATGCAGGGAAAGACTCATCTTGCATGACCACAGTGCTGCTGCTTGCCAAAACCATGATGTTTAAGTCTTGCTGCTTCTCATGGGTTTCCTGGTACCACTCCCTCATAACTTCTGTATCATGGGTTGGAATCAGTGTGACCTAGAGGGGTAAGCATATCCATACCAATATCGTATGCAGCATTAATTTCAAGgaaaatattcataattaaatgtttaaactatGAATCAGACCATTGGAAGAATAACAGTACCTGCATATTATTTCCCCATTGGCTCTTTCCTTCCAACAGAGCATCCAGAACTGCCTTACTGGGCTCCTGTGCTGTAGGATCATTACCACTGACTACAAAGTAGGAGGATCGGATCCGTTTAAAGAACTCAGCATCCACATTCTTGGCATTGCAGTGATTTGGTATGTAAACTAGGTCCATATACATTGGAGGACAGTTAGGTACTGATGTTCCACTGCTGGACTTGGTGCTTCCTTAACAACAATAAAAAGatataaatcatatatataaacatatacagTAAACCTCTGATATTAAAAGCAAAGATAAACAATGCTTTAAAAACAATATACTATAGAGCTCCGGTAGTCACGTGACTCATTCTGTGTACACCACCATGCTGGCAGGCCGGGATAGCCAGGAACGAATATGAAATGAATGGCGCCAGCATCAGTTTCAAGGCAACAGAGTTCACTGTgcactttaattaaaaaaacatagaCATGTACATAgcaaaacataatatattaaacataACAGATCCCTATAATGCCCCCGGGGTGCGTGTATCAATAAAGGAATGGATAGCTTTTCTGACCTGCAGTATCCTGATATGTACAACTACCTCATCAACTTTCCCTCATCCTACTCCGAAGACTCTTTAAAAGCCTACAAAAACCTGGAGGGGTACAAATGGACACAATCTAATTTTGGGATGAATATTCAACTTTGGAGTCTGCCGGCTAAAACCTGCTTCGTCTTCATTGGAAGGGTAAACTTTGTTGTTAGGTAACGTAATCGACCCTAGCTATCCTTGTTTGTAGGTAGCCAGCATTGCTATATCACTGTAAGTACAGTAGACATCATAAATGTCATAATCTTAACCCGTTTAATCCCAATTTTTCCCAGACATGAAAATATCCAAATGAGGTGTCATTAGTTGCCCCTTGAAATaatcaataattattttttaaattttttatggaaatgtgtgtgaaaaattGTGTTTTATGTTCGGCCACAATTGTGACCGGTGGAATAATGTGTAACATTAGGTTATACTGAAAATTCGTATATAGCCTATCAGCCCAGTTATTTAACACAATTTAAACTCTTTCATATAATTTTAGGGTTACTATTAAACATAAAACCCTTTATACAACACTTATAGGAATACTGAgattaaaagacaaaaaaataaataaaaaatacaaatacaaccatctgttgttttgttgtgatgGTTAGCACGTTTTATTGCAGTGAACCATTTCGATCGTCAATCGGGGTCCTTAGGAATATGATAAAATTATTTCTCCTTTGCATTCCCCACCTGTACTGGCATCCTGGCACACAGCAGCTGTCCACCATGTTGAAACAGTAAGGTTTGTAAGGTCTAAACATGTCTGGTTTTAAATTATTCTTTGACCACTATTGATACCAATGCTACAGCTGCTCTAGCGCTCACCTGATGGCCTGCCAAAATGACGTCAACCTCCGGAGCTCTATAGACAGATAACTGTCTATTATGTAAGGTGTTATAGTAAAcatgtatttttcatatttttaaattgtgagTATTAAACTACAGTTACCTGAAGTGCTGCTTTTCACTCCCCTTGATGCAGAGGTATTAGTAGCATTTTTGGTATCTTTATCTTCTGTAGCCTTTTTTGGAGAAGATACTTTCGACTCTTTGATGGCACTTGTTTTTGACAAGCTCTTTGTTGCAGATGACTTGGTCTTACTGCTGATGTTCTTTTTTGGCTTCCCTCTTTCATCTTTTTGGGATGCCTCCTGAGCCTTAAGGGCCTCAGGATCTACCATGCAGGCATCAGGATGTGGAGGAGCAGGAGCAGGGTCTCTGGGCGTGACTGGAGGTGGGTCTGCATGACGATAAGTAATAGTCCTATCTGTTGGTAGTGTTTCTGAGTCATCCTCAGAGTCAATATTTGCATCTGCAGTTATTGATGGGCACTCCTCTGTGCCAGGAGGAACATCAGAGTCTGTTTGAGAGGGTGCTGATTCACTTACAGAGGTTGGTGGAGTTTCTTCACATTGCTTGTTCTGCTGTTTCCCTCCAAGTGGTGGTGGTGGTCCTCCTCCAGACTTAGCAAGTGGCTTTTCCTCCTCCAGAGGTTGTTCCTCATTCATGAAGTACTCAAGAGGACTGGGGTTTATAAAGGATGGAGAAAGCTCTGTTTTTGGATGTCTGTATTCACAGGAGGTCACTAAACACAAGTCCACATCTGCTCGTGACTGAGAAAGGATTGTTTTTGATGTATCTGGCCCTATGGACCCACCATCACAAATTTTAGTAGATTCTCCATATTGACAGCTGTAGGAGCTGCTGGAAAACTTCTCTTGAGTGTCTGTCTGATTGGAAGATGGAGAAAGTTGGGCTGGAGATGACATTTTGGGGCTAGTGGGGGATTTCAAGTCTGTGAAGGGATTTGTCCCTAAGCCAAGTTTAAGCTCTTCTGTCTTCTGAGAAAAACAAGATGACACCATAGGCGATGAGGGTGACTGGGCCTTCGGAGGAGTCTTCTCAAGATTTTGTGTGTCCTCTGTTTTATCCATACCAGTCACTTCGTAAAATGAGCTGGGACTAAGTTTATCTTTATCTGTACCTTCATACGAAGTACTTGGTCTTCCTAGAACAAGAGAAGAGTCAGGAGATAAAGGGGACTGATTGCAGGGTGACTGTTTTGGAGTAACAGACTCTGAGAAATGACTTGCATTTGGGGAAACTTCTCTTGGCTCCCCAATTTGGCAGGGTGTTGTAACTGATGGGGTGGACTGAGAGGCATCTGATGGGGAAGCAGAAGCAACCTGGGTAATTTCAGACTCTTTGAAAAGCATTGCCTTCTCTCCAGCTTCCCCCGGTCTGTGCTGTTCTCCCATGAGACCAGCTCCATCTGAGGGGCTGTAATCAACTTCTGTAGGACCATTTTCAGTGGCTTTATGCTGTATTCCTCCTGCAGATGGATGATCTGGTGACTGCTTGCTAAAATCCAATGCAAATGAGTGTTCTGGGGATTCTTGTCCACCCTCAGCTGACAAAGACTGCTCAGAGGATTTTGTTTCTTGTTGTGGCATTCTCAATTTGGCTGTTTTTGGAGAAACATCAGGGGAGATTGACATAGGCCGGGGACTGTCCTTAGATGGGGAGACTTCTGCTTCTTGCATTGTGGTTGGAGTCTGAACaacagagacagaaagagagtcATCCACTTCCGTGGAATGCGGGGAGCCCACTTCAGCATGAAGTGATGGGGAGACCTCATCTGTTGTAGGTTCTGGTAAAGAACTTGTTGCAAGTGATGCTGTTGAGGCAGAGGCAATGTGAGAAAATGTGTCCTCTGCAACAACCTCATCAACTGGTGTGCCAGACTTATCAGATGTGGTCCCCTCAGATATGGACATTTTGCTGTCTTCTTTAAATGTTGTGAAAGGATTTGTATCAGACAGGCTCTCTACTTTAGCCGGCAGCAATGGTATAGCAGATGAAATTGAAGAACTGTCATCAGTTGCTAACTTCTTATCATTATTGTCAGTCTGGCTTTGGGTCTTGTGGTCAAGCTCAAAATTGGTTGATAAATGTGCTTCATAACTTGGTGATTGCTTCTTTCCCATTTGTGACACAGGCACTGCTTCATCAATAGGACTAGCCTCTCTGGGAGAGTATTCCTTGTCACTTGTTATGTCAACAATAATAGGACCCTGGGTCTCAGATGATTTGTCAGATGGTAGACTGCCAACTTTCTCCTCCACTGGGGATTGGTAGTAAGGTGTGTGACCTGAGGACTGTGGAGATAAAGGACCCTCTAAGGTTTTCTCATCTGGACTGTATGATTCCATTCCTTTTGAGATCCCTGTTAGTGTAGTTCCCAGTTCAATTGGTGAAGATACACCTGTATGAACATGGTCAACGTTCACGTTTTGGTCACCAGAAGGTGACCTGACAAGAGGCAAAGTTGTAGTGGTAGCAGTGAGCCTGCCTGAATCAAAAGAAAATCTGTCTTTAGTTAAAAACTCCTTGGCAGATTTGTCTTCCTCCAGTGAAGATGGAGGTGAAATGGTGGAAGCTGATGCATGATAGTCATGCCCCTCTGTTGCATCGCTCTTGGAGTGATCTAATTCAGGAAGATCTTGGAGAGGTGAGAGTTTCTTTTGTTCATAATCTGTAGCCATGCCGTACCTGACAAAATCTTGGGAAGGAGAATCACTTTCATCATTAGTTGTCTCGTCACTCAATACATCTCTTGGAGTTGACATTTCATCCATAGGTGTTGGAACACTTGAGATCTCAATTGTAGACTGAGTGTGTCCAGATGTTGTGTATTCTTCTGGAGGCTCATCTCGATTTTCTTCATCAGAGGCGACCTCACTTTCTGGACCTGCTGGTAGGGTTTCATCATGAATAGAAACAGCAGGAGATACAGGTGCAGAGAGCCGTGGTGGTGTGGTTACAACAAAACTCTGCAACTCAgtttctttgtcatttttacaTTGTGGTACTTCTGCATCATAATCTGATCCTTCCTTTGTTTCCTGCTCTCCTTGCTCTCCATCATCTTTTAATGTAGATATTGCTCTGTCCTGCTCATCCACTTCCTCTGTATCTCCCTTTTCTTCATAGTCCCCTATCTCAGATGACTCTTCCAACCCTGTTCCCTCATCTTCAAATTTTTCACTGGTACCATTGCTTTTTTGATTGGGTTCTAGCTCTCCTGGAGTGCCACCACATTCCTCCTCAGCTTCTGTGGTTGCTATTCCTTCATCCAGTGACTCTGCTGTTTCTGGAGACTCTTTGCAAGGAGTTATTTCTTCATGCTTGATCATCTCTACTTGATCATCATCGTCTATTTTGGTCTGAGATACGATTTCGTCATCTTCAACGATCTCCTCTGCTTTCAGAGCCTCAAAGTCTTTAGTGAGGTCCTCTGGAGAAGACATCAATGATCTCTCTGCCTCAAGAACATCTGTTACATTAGCTTCAATGGCAGGTTCTTCAGCAGTAGCATCTGAGACAGAAGGTGCTGCTTCTAATTCTCCTGCATCTTTTTTTGTGGGCTTAGCCTTAGCCTTCTCTTTGGGTTTTGCAGGACTTCCAGGAGCCTTTCCTCGTGCTGCAACCTTTGGTTTAGGGGCAGGTTTTTTTGCCTCTGGTGTGCTAGGGGCAATCTTTTTCAAGATACCAGCTTTCCTCAAATCTTTCTTAGGTTCTTTTTCATCtttatgcatttctttctt
Proteins encoded:
- the map1b gene encoding microtubule-associated protein 1B isoform X2 is translated as MVSDTAHHKLLVLAGQCFENTGELILQSGSFSLSNFIDIFTDQEIGELLSTIHPANKASLTLFCPEHGDWKNSNLDKHNLQDFIHMKLNSPTILPEMEGLSEFTEYLSESVEIPSPFDMLEPPTSGGFLKLSKPCCYIFPGGRGDSALFAVNGFNMLINGGSDRKSCFWKLVRHLDRVDSVLLTHIGDDNLPGINSMLQRKIAELEEEQSQGSTANSDWTKNMISPDIGVMFVNMPQNLENLEPNYRIRRNAEEASLTLQYLNKLSLKPEPLHRNIGNTVEPIILFQKMGVGKLEMYVLNPAKNSKELQYLLKEWTGSDKDKAPVLLPNGKESELPISYLSSISSLIVWHPANPSEKIIRVLFPGNSTQNNILEGLEKLKHLDFLKHPVITQKELNSNLAPTLKQAKMKHKTDSKESLKSTSKPSPSKNLHKESKEEAPEKLKILSKTDSVETQEPTQKTEKKEKALVKKVKAGDKDIKGKIEQTPKIDTPEKKKADIKPKTIKKETKKSVEKSEADKKAEKPTPKKEDKAIKEEKVKKEEVKKEIKRRDIRKDSILKESRKDEKKEMHKDEKEPKKDLRKAGILKKIAPSTPEAKKPAPKPKVAARGKAPGSPAKPKEKAKAKPTKKDAGELEAAPSVSDATAEEPAIEANVTDVLEAERSLMSSPEDLTKDFEALKAEEIVEDDEIVSQTKIDDDDQVEMIKHEEITPCKESPETAESLDEGIATTEAEEECGGTPGELEPNQKSNGTSEKFEDEGTGLEESSEIGDYEEKGDTEEVDEQDRAISTLKDDGEQGEQETKEGSDYDAEVPQCKNDKETELQSFVVTTPPRLSAPVSPAVSIHDETLPAGPESEVASDEENRDEPPEEYTTSGHTQSTIEISSVPTPMDEMSTPRDVLSDETTNDESDSPSQDFVRYGMATDYEQKKLSPLQDLPELDHSKSDATEGHDYHASASTISPPSSLEEDKSAKEFLTKDRFSFDSGRLTATTTTLPLVRSPSGDQNVNVDHVHTGVSSPIELGTTLTGISKGMESYSPDEKTLEGPLSPQSSGHTPYYQSPVEEKVGSLPSDKSSETQGPIIVDITSDKEYSPREASPIDEAVPVSQMGKKQSPSYEAHLSTNFELDHKTQSQTDNNDKKLATDDSSSISSAIPLLPAKVESLSDTNPFTTFKEDSKMSISEGTTSDKSGTPVDEVVAEDTFSHIASASTASLATSSLPEPTTDEVSPSLHAEVGSPHSTEVDDSLSVSVVQTPTTMQEAEVSPSKDSPRPMSISPDVSPKTAKLRMPQQETKSSEQSLSAEGGQESPEHSFALDFSKQSPDHPSAGGIQHKATENGPTEVDYSPSDGAGLMGEQHRPGEAGEKAMLFKESEITQVASASPSDASQSTPSVTTPCQIGEPREVSPNASHFSESVTPKQSPCNQSPLSPDSSLVLGRPSTSYEGTDKDKLSPSSFYEVTGMDKTEDTQNLEKTPPKAQSPSSPMVSSCFSQKTEELKLGLGTNPFTDLKSPTSPKMSSPAQLSPSSNQTDTQEKFSSSSYSCQYGESTKICDGGSIGPDTSKTILSQSRADVDLCLVTSCEYRHPKTELSPSFINPSPLEYFMNEEQPLEEEKPLAKSGGGPPPPLGGKQQNKQCEETPPTSVSESAPSQTDSDVPPGTEECPSITADANIDSEDDSETLPTDRTITYRHADPPPVTPRDPAPAPPHPDACMVDPEALKAQEASQKDERGKPKKNISSKTKSSATKSLSKTSAIKESKVSSPKKATEDKDTKNATNTSASRGVKSSTSGSTKSSSGTSVPNCPPMYMDLVYIPNHCNAKNVDAEFFKRIRSSYFVVSGNDPTAQEPSKAVLDALLEGKSQWGNNMQVTLIPTHDTEVMREWYQETHEKQQDLNIMVLASSSTVVMQDESFPACKIEL
- the map1b gene encoding microtubule-associated protein 1B isoform X1, with protein sequence MATLVEPVDTPAPFGGVSSTRNTASPTASTHHFDEGKYYLLVVIGELVTDEHLKCAIADIEKGIRSWDTNLIDCNLDQELKLFVSRHSARFSADVRGQKILHHKSNVLETVVLINPSDEAVSTEVRLMVSDTAHHKLLVLAGQCFENTGELILQSGSFSLSNFIDIFTDQEIGELLSTIHPANKASLTLFCPEHGDWKNSNLDKHNLQDFIHMKLNSPTILPEMEGLSEFTEYLSESVEIPSPFDMLEPPTSGGFLKLSKPCCYIFPGGRGDSALFAVNGFNMLINGGSDRKSCFWKLVRHLDRVDSVLLTHIGDDNLPGINSMLQRKIAELEEEQSQGSTANSDWTKNMISPDIGVMFVNMPQNLENLEPNYRIRRNAEEASLTLQYLNKLSLKPEPLHRNIGNTVEPIILFQKMGVGKLEMYVLNPAKNSKELQYLLKEWTGSDKDKAPVLLPNGKESELPISYLSSISSLIVWHPANPSEKIIRVLFPGNSTQNNILEGLEKLKHLDFLKHPVITQKELNSNLAPTLKQAKMKHKTDSKESLKSTSKPSPSKNLHKESKEEAPEKLKILSKTDSVETQEPTQKTEKKEKALVKKVKAGDKDIKGKIEQTPKIDTPEKKKADIKPKTIKKETKKSVEKSEADKKAEKPTPKKEDKAIKEEKVKKEEVKKEIKRRDIRKDSILKESRKDEKKEMHKDEKEPKKDLRKAGILKKIAPSTPEAKKPAPKPKVAARGKAPGSPAKPKEKAKAKPTKKDAGELEAAPSVSDATAEEPAIEANVTDVLEAERSLMSSPEDLTKDFEALKAEEIVEDDEIVSQTKIDDDDQVEMIKHEEITPCKESPETAESLDEGIATTEAEEECGGTPGELEPNQKSNGTSEKFEDEGTGLEESSEIGDYEEKGDTEEVDEQDRAISTLKDDGEQGEQETKEGSDYDAEVPQCKNDKETELQSFVVTTPPRLSAPVSPAVSIHDETLPAGPESEVASDEENRDEPPEEYTTSGHTQSTIEISSVPTPMDEMSTPRDVLSDETTNDESDSPSQDFVRYGMATDYEQKKLSPLQDLPELDHSKSDATEGHDYHASASTISPPSSLEEDKSAKEFLTKDRFSFDSGRLTATTTTLPLVRSPSGDQNVNVDHVHTGVSSPIELGTTLTGISKGMESYSPDEKTLEGPLSPQSSGHTPYYQSPVEEKVGSLPSDKSSETQGPIIVDITSDKEYSPREASPIDEAVPVSQMGKKQSPSYEAHLSTNFELDHKTQSQTDNNDKKLATDDSSSISSAIPLLPAKVESLSDTNPFTTFKEDSKMSISEGTTSDKSGTPVDEVVAEDTFSHIASASTASLATSSLPEPTTDEVSPSLHAEVGSPHSTEVDDSLSVSVVQTPTTMQEAEVSPSKDSPRPMSISPDVSPKTAKLRMPQQETKSSEQSLSAEGGQESPEHSFALDFSKQSPDHPSAGGIQHKATENGPTEVDYSPSDGAGLMGEQHRPGEAGEKAMLFKESEITQVASASPSDASQSTPSVTTPCQIGEPREVSPNASHFSESVTPKQSPCNQSPLSPDSSLVLGRPSTSYEGTDKDKLSPSSFYEVTGMDKTEDTQNLEKTPPKAQSPSSPMVSSCFSQKTEELKLGLGTNPFTDLKSPTSPKMSSPAQLSPSSNQTDTQEKFSSSSYSCQYGESTKICDGGSIGPDTSKTILSQSRADVDLCLVTSCEYRHPKTELSPSFINPSPLEYFMNEEQPLEEEKPLAKSGGGPPPPLGGKQQNKQCEETPPTSVSESAPSQTDSDVPPGTEECPSITADANIDSEDDSETLPTDRTITYRHADPPPVTPRDPAPAPPHPDACMVDPEALKAQEASQKDERGKPKKNISSKTKSSATKSLSKTSAIKESKVSSPKKATEDKDTKNATNTSASRGVKSSTSGSTKSSSGTSVPNCPPMYMDLVYIPNHCNAKNVDAEFFKRIRSSYFVVSGNDPTAQEPSKAVLDALLEGKSQWGNNMQVTLIPTHDTEVMREWYQETHEKQQDLNIMVLASSSTVVMQDESFPACKIEL